In the genome of Actinomycetota bacterium, the window CCTCACCTCCTCGCAGAGGAGGGCTTTCGAAGAGATCGCCCGGGACATGGTGAGCCCCCGACCCATGAACCGCCTCCTGCAGGGGGAGGTGGGCTCGGGGAAGACGGTGGTGGCCCTCCTGGCCCTTTTGCTCACCCGGGAGAGCGGTCACCAGGGCGTGTTCATGGCTCCCACGGAGATCCTGGCCGAACAGCATTTCCGCAACCTCACCCAGCTTCTGCCCGAAGAACTGCAGGTGCGCGTGGAGCTGCTCACGGGCAGCACCCCGCCCGCGCGACGGCGGGAGATACTGCGGGCCGCTTCCACGGGGGAGCTGGACATCCTGGTGGGTACCCACGCCCTCATCCAGGAGGACGTGGAGTTCCAAGACCTGGGCCTGGTGGTGGTGGACGAGCAGCACCGCTTCGGGCTGCGCCAGAGGATACTTCTCAAGGAAAAGGGAGCGCACCCGGATACCCTGATCATGACCGCAACTCCCATACCCCGCACCCTGAGCCTCACTCTCTACGGGGACTTGGAGGTGTCCGTCCTGCGCGAGCTTCCGGCCGGAAGGGCCGGAACCCGGACCCTGGTCATGGGCCCGGAGCGGAGGGAGGAGGCCTACCGGCTCATGGAGGAGGAGCTGCGTCGGGGAAGGCAGGCCTTCGTGGTCTGTCCCCTAGTGGACCCCTCGCCCGCCGTGGAGGCCAAAGCGGCGGAGAAGGAAGCCGGCGAGCTGCGGAAGGTCTTCCCCGCCCGCCGGGTGGGGCTGCTGCATGGGCAGATGAACAAGGCGGAGAAGGACGCGGTCATGGAGTCCTTCCGGCGGGGGGACGTGGACATCCTGGTATCCACCACGGTCATCGAGGTGGGAATCGACGTGCCCAACGCCACGGTGATGCTGGTGGAGAACGCGGACCGCTTCGGCCTCTCCCAGCTTCACCAGCTCCGGGGAAGGGTGGGGAGGGGGGAGCATCCTTCCCACTGCATCTTCATCTTTGAGGGGGAGACCGAGGAAGCGGAGAGGCGCATGAAGGCCATAGCGGAGATAAGCGACGGCTTCGAGCTGGCGGAGGCGGACCTGGAGATCCGCGGGGAAGGCTCCCTCTTCGGCACCCGGCAGTCCGGGATCTCCGACCTCCGGGTGGCCCGGCTTACCAAGGATTACCATAT includes:
- the recG gene encoding ATP-dependent DNA helicase RecG, translating into MTSTGNRADRRAEELAACWESLRRPVTAVRGVGSSLLRQLRALEIETVEDLLFHFPRRYLDRRRISRISEVRIGEEATVVGRVRSVELRRPDPRRSVLSVVLYDGTAYLYGVWFNQPYQAERLTPGTEVVFSGKVQYRFGRLQMINPAYDILEDSDEVSARTVHTARIIPLHPATQKLSAAMLRRLVMRALDQYGDLPDPVPYELRRRYAYPHRSQALREIHFPSSQGRLNRARQRMAYEELLLMQVALALNRRHLREETRGIAHAPPGALIGGFLEALPFHLTSSQRRAFEEIARDMVSPRPMNRLLQGEVGSGKTVVALLALLLTRESGHQGVFMAPTEILAEQHFRNLTQLLPEELQVRVELLTGSTPPARRREILRAASTGELDILVGTHALIQEDVEFQDLGLVVVDEQHRFGLRQRILLKEKGAHPDTLIMTATPIPRTLSLTLYGDLEVSVLRELPAGRAGTRTLVMGPERREEAYRLMEEELRRGRQAFVVCPLVDPSPAVEAKAAEKEAGELRKVFPARRVGLLHGQMNKAEKDAVMESFRRGDVDILVSTTVIEVGIDVPNATVMLVENADRFGLSQLHQLRGRVGRGEHPSHCIFIFEGETEEAERRMKAIAEISDGFELAEADLEIRGEGSLFGTRQSGISDLRVARLTKDYHILRAAREDATALVENDPHLERPEHLFLRREVRERYGESLGWLFQA